The proteins below are encoded in one region of Amycolatopsis acidiphila:
- a CDS encoding IS3 family transposase has protein sequence MHGSPRILIDLRAVGWTVSEKSVAKSMARQGLVARPKKRRKNLTRPDKRAVPFPDLVQRDFTAPEPNRRWVGDMTEVPTDEGKLYLSTAIDLFSRRLLGYATSIHPDAELAGETIKMAVAARGGKGRIAGVVFHSDRGSTYTAHDFAVLCDKLGIRQSMGRTGSCFDNAAAESFFSTLVLQPDFVIGAGEGVSEMGAAAS, from the coding sequence CTGCACGGATCACCGCGGATACTCATCGATTTACGTGCTGTCGGCTGGACGGTGAGCGAGAAATCGGTGGCCAAGTCGATGGCCCGCCAGGGATTGGTCGCACGTCCCAAGAAGCGGCGGAAGAACCTGACCCGGCCGGATAAACGGGCGGTGCCATTCCCGGATCTGGTGCAACGGGACTTCACCGCGCCGGAGCCGAACCGGAGATGGGTCGGCGATATGACCGAAGTGCCAACCGACGAGGGTAAACTCTACCTCTCGACGGCGATAGATCTGTTCTCCCGTCGGCTGCTCGGCTACGCCACCAGCATCCACCCGGACGCCGAACTCGCAGGTGAGACTATCAAGATGGCCGTCGCGGCTCGCGGCGGGAAGGGCCGGATCGCGGGGGTAGTCTTCCACTCCGACCGTGGGTCGACCTACACCGCACACGATTTCGCCGTGCTCTGCGACAAGCTTGGCATTCGGCAATCGATGGGCCGCACCGGATCGTGTTTCGATAACGCCGCGGCCGAGTCGTTCTTCTCCACCCTAGTACTCCAGCCGGACTTCGTGATCGGTGCTGGTGAGGGGGTGTCGGAGATGGGTGCGGCCGCCAGTTGA